The following are encoded together in the Corvus moneduloides isolate bCorMon1 chromosome 34, bCorMon1.pri, whole genome shotgun sequence genome:
- the LOC116437237 gene encoding menin-like encodes MGLKPWQKALFPLRSVAAVVRLFEAELRQPEPDLVLLSLVLGFVEHFLAVNRVLPTNVPGLTFESRPGRTPRPAVLPVAELSIVAALYARFTAQIRGAVDLSLYPRPTAVLRDLVRKVSDVIWNSLSRSYFKDRAHIHPSSASSRVRSWTARGGFRRGRGLPGAGAAGRAPGLSEDRLGGLRGRGVPDRRGHLAREGQRGQEGTARAGRGGREELAVPEGVVPALHAAHGGGVYGVRHQPVHRRPHRQPGAAAAAAAPAVAALRHGAPGQVPMALGNLADLEELEPTPGRPDPLTLYHQGIHSARTYYNNEHIYPYLYLAGFHCRNKNVKEALEAWADTATVIQDYNYCREDEEIYKEFFDVANDVIPNLLKEAAAEPPPGAEVGGGEPHTCPARGLGHLPRAVPRPLRWPGAPAGDPALRGPCPPPRRIWGAPRTPVTAAAAAPPRIQTRGAAHPKKSGSAVPLPVPPALERPRRPLPRHPRPRGPPGRPRPRPPGAGAAVPLAEDAGDEGAAAGGQGQLERHQTAAHGSVPGAAAPPPRPPRRLPLPFLKRPRKGSRDPPKSPKSSQTCPGCSHTVPVVNRPREGSSGAAKALGSPKITGDPVAPPAFPQETLKRVVGIPKNPKILPQTPATWECWRTCGEPKKGRREPQNLQVGGVLSVPWSFLCPLGSPGSPVPASKPPACLPPTPTRSITPRPSWRDPKRTGNPPEMPGGTPPKPISVFCPSSRAPKISERGSEPGIGTGSPS; translated from the exons ATGGGGCTGAAGCCCTGGCAGAAGGCGCTGTTCCCTCTCCGCTCCGTGGCCGCCGTGGTGCGGCTCTTCGAGGCCGAGCTGCGCCAGCCTGAGCCTGACCTGGTGCTGCTCTCGCTGGTCCTGGGCTTCGTGGAGCATTTCCTGGCCGTCAACCGCGTCCTCCCCACCAACGTTCCCGGGCTCACCTTCGAGTCTCGGCCGGGCCGGACCCCCAGACCGGCTGTACTTCCGGTGGCCGAGCTGTCCATCGTGGCCGCGCTCTACGCCCGCTTCACGGCACAGATCCGGGGGGCCGTGGACCTGTCCTTGTACCCCCGGCCGACGGCTGTCCTCCGGGACCTCGTCCGGAAAGTGTCCGATGTCATCTGGAACAGCCTCAGCCGCTCCTACTTCAAGGACCGGGCTCACATCCATCCCTCTTCAGCTTCATCACGG GTACGAAGCTGGACAGCTCGGGGTGGCTTTCGCCGTGGTCGGGGCCTGccaggtgctggggctgccggaCGTGCACCTGGCCTGAGCGAGGACCGCCTGGGTGGCCTTCGGGGCCGGGGGGTCCCAGACCGCCGAGGTCACCTGGCACGGGAAGGGCAACgaggacaggaggggacagcccgTGCAGGCCGGGGTGGCCGAGAGG AGCTGGCTGTACCTGAAGGGGTCGTACCTGCGCTGCACGCGGCACATGGAGGTGGCGTTTATGGTGTGCGCCATCAACCCGTCCATCGACGGCCACACCgacagcctggagctgctgcagctgcagcag CgcctgctgtggctgctctaCGACATGGGGCACCTGGACAG GTACCCATGGCGCTGGGGAATCTGGCTgacctggaggagctggagcccaCCCCCGGCAGACCCGACCCCCTCACCCTGTACCACCAG GGCATCCACTCGGCCCGCACCTACTACAACAACGAGCACATCTACCCCTACCTGTACCTGGCTGGCTTCCACTGCCGCAACAAGAACGTCAAGGAGGCCCTGGAGGCCTGGGCTGACACGGCCACCGTCATCCAGGA ctACAATTACTGCCGGGAGGACGAGGAGATCTACAAGGAGTTCTTCGACGTGGCCAACGATGTCATCCCCAACCTGCTCAAGGAGGCGGCGGCCGAGCCCCCCCCGGGGGCTGAG GTGGGAGGAGGGGAGCCCCACACCTGTCCTGCACGTGGGCTGGGCCACCTTCCTCGTGCAGTCCCTCGGCCGCTTCGATGGCCAG GTGCGCCAGCAGGTGACCCTGCTCTCAGAGGACCCTGCCCCCCCCCGAGGCGGATTTGGGGGGCCCCGAGGACCCCCGTGacggccgccgccgcggcccccCCGCGAATCCAAACCCGAGGAGCCGCCCACCCCAAAAAATCCGGGAGCGCCGtccccctccccgtgccccccgcCCTGGAGAGaccccgccgccccctcccacggcacccccggccccggggacccccgggccggccccgcccgcgcccccccggGGCCGGTGCTGCGGTTCCGCTCGCAGAAGATGCGGGGGATGAAGGAGCTGCTGCGGGCGGCCAAGGTCAACTCGAGCGCCATCAAACTGCAGCTCACGGCTCAGTCCCAGGTGCagccgcgccgcccccgcgccccccccggcGCCTACCCCTGCCCTTCCTCAAGAGACCCCGCAAAGGTTCTAGGGATCCCCCAAAAAGCCCAAAATCCAGCCAGACCTGCCCCGGCTGCAGCCACACCGTTCCCGTTGTCAACAGACCGCGGGAAGGGTCCTCTGGGGCTGCCAAAGCTTTAGGGAGCCCAAAAATAACGGGAGACCCAGTGGCCCCCCCTGCCTTTCCTCAGGAGACCCTGAAAAGGGTCGTAGGGatccccaaaaaccccaaaatccttccCCAGACCCCAGCCACCTGGGAGTGCTGGCGCACGTGTGGAGAACCCAAAAAGGGTCGTagggaaccccaaaatctgcAGGTGGGGGGGGTCCTGAGTGTGCCCTGGAGTTTCCTGTGTCCTCTTGGGTCTCCAGGGTCCCCTGTGCCAGCATCGAAGCCACCCGCCTGTCTGCCCCCAACACCCACCCGCAGCATCACCCCCCGTCCTTCCTGGAGGGACCCAAAAAGGACTGGGAACCCCCCCGAAATGCCAGGGGGGacacccccaaaacccatctCCGTCTTCTGCCCCTCCTCAAGAGCCCCCAAAATCTCTGAGAGGGGTTCAGAGCCTGGAATTGGGACTGGGAGCCCCTCTTAG
- the LOC116437249 gene encoding RAS guanyl-releasing protein 2-like, whose product MSSSLDLDQAPTLDELLRGCVDAFDAQGKVRDPQLVRLFLATHPWYLPQAEVAGKLLTLVQESGGSAEGPSLRLKIGHLVRYWVRAFPQELSGDPQVLGRLRELGAALGGDPETPLGLESLPEEGDAAEGDNDGDPGCAPGGGPAGGPGGVVAPPPRARFSMLLEPLEPPELALLLTHLEHRGFARLRLCDIRAFARSAGTSSSPALRRLVALSNGLSRWVQLRVLRPLAAPQRAAALGQCLHLAQSLLELRNFNSLLAVVGGLGHGSIARLRRTLALLTPPLIQLWAQLAEAVGSGGNYRGYRALLGGAGSAGGFRVPALGVHLRDLVSLEAALPDWGGPGRPHPNKLRARFALQGALLAGREQGPPGTPHPDLLRLLEVSLALGPSEEQLHQMSLQREPRESAPAGPPPELPPALPPERWVLPEPPRPDPAGLRPRLEQLVESIFRNFDVDGDGRISVEEFGIVRENFPHLPPLGELDTDMDGGLSRGEVLDYFLRCSQGPPPGPPHNFRGLRGLRAGPCETCGKLIWGLHKDGLECSGCGLRCHIACRERLRPECRRRAQSVAAAPPDPPGPPKARPRSFSLSLPWPRRPSLRPTEPPEEVQELEDGVFDTHL is encoded by the exons ATGAGCAGCTCCCTGGACCTGGACCAAGCCCCCACCCTGGACGAGCTTCTGAGGGGCTGCGTCGATGCCTTCG ACGCGCAGGGGAAGGTTCGGGACCCCCAACTCGTCCGACTCTTCCTGGCGACACATCCCTGGTACCTGCCCCAGGCCGAGGTGGCCGGGAAGCTGCTGACCCT GGTGCAGGAGTCGGGGGGCTCGGCCGAGGGTCCCTCCCTGCGCCTCAAGATCGGCCACTTGGTCCG gtaCTGGGTCCGGGCGTTCCCGCAGGAGCTCTCGGGGGACCCCCAGGTTTTGGGGCGGCTCCGGGAATTGGGGGCGGCGCTGGGGGGGGACCCCGAGACTCCCCTCGGCCTCGAGAGCCT CCCCGAGGAAGGGGACGCTGCCGAAGGTGACAATGACGGTGACCCTGGCTGTGCCCCCGGGGGGGGTCCcgcggggggtcccgggggggtcgtggcccccccgccccgcgcgcggTTCTCGATGCTGCTGGAGCCGCTGGAGCCGCCGGAGCTGGCGCTGCTGCTCACGCACCTGGAGCACCGCGGCTTCGCCCGGCTGCGC CTCTGTGACATCCGCGCCTTCGCGCGCTCCGCGGGCACCTCGAGCTCCCCCGCTCTCCGCCGCTTGGTGGCGCTGTCCAACGGCCTCTCGCGCTGGGTGCAGCTGCGCGTGCTGCGCCCCCTGGCGGCCCCGCAGCGCGCGGCGGCGCTGGGGCAGTGCCTGCACCTGGCACAG agCCTCCTGGAGCTCCGCAACTTCAACTCCCTCCTGGCCGTGGTCGGGGGGCTCGGCCACGGCTCCATCGCACGCCTGCGCCGGACCCTCGCTCTGCTGACCCCCCCCCTCATCCAG ctgtgggcacagctggccGAGGCCGTGGGCTCGGGGGGGAACTACCGGGGCTACCGGGCGCTGCTGGGGGGCGCGGGGAGCGCAGGGGGGTTCCGGGTGCCGGCGCTCGGCGTCCACCTGCGGGACCTGGTGTCGCTGGAGGCGGCGCTGCCGGACTGGGGGGGCCCGGGACGCCCCCACCCCAACAAACTGCGGGCCCGCTTCGCCCTGCAAGGGGCGCTGCTGGCGGGGCGCGAGCAGGGACCCCCCGGCACCCCCCACCCCGACCTGCTCCGGCTGCTGGAG GTGTCGCTGGCGCTCGGGCCCAGCGAGGAGCAGCTCCACCAGATGTCGCTGCAGCGCGAGCCCCGCGAGAGCGCCCCC GCGGGGCCCCCCCCGGAGCTGCCCCCCGCTCTCCCCCCCGAGCGCTGGGTGCTGCCCGAGCCCCCCCGGCCCGACCCCGCGGGGCTGCGACCCCGCCTCGAGCAGCTCGTGGAG tCCATTTTCCGGAACTTCGACGTGGACGGGGACGGGCGGATCTCGGTGGAGGAATTTGGGATCGTGCGGGAAAACTTCCCCCACCTGCCCCCCCTGGGCGAGCTGGACACCGACAT GGACGGGGGGCTCAGCCGGGGGGAGGTTCTGGATTATTTCCTGCGCTGCAGCCAAggaccccccccgggacccccccacAACTTTcgggggctgagggggctgcGCGCGGGCCCCTGTGAGACCTGTGGGAAACTG atTTGGGGTCTGCACAAGGATGGGCTGGAGTGCAGCG GCTGCGGCCTGCGCTGTCACATCGCGTGTCGGGAGCGGCTGCGCCCCGAGTGTCGCCGGCGTGCCCAGAGCGTCGCCGCtgcccccccggacccccccggaccccccaaagcccggccccgctccttcagcctctccctgccctggccccgcCGGCCCTCGCTGCGCCCCACag agccccccgaggaggtgcaggagctggaggacgGAGTTTTTGACACCCACCTGTGA
- the LOC116437262 gene encoding LOW QUALITY PROTEIN: splicing factor 1-like (The sequence of the model RefSeq protein was modified relative to this genomic sequence to represent the inferred CDS: deleted 1 base in 1 codon): MPTVIPPGLTREQERAYIVQLQIEDLTRKLRTGDLGIPPNPEDRSPSPEPIYNSEGKRLNTREFRTRKKLEEERHNLITEMVALNPDFKPPADYKPPATRVSDKVMIPQDEYPEINFVGLLIGPRGNTLKNIEKECNAKIMIRGKGSVKEGKVGRKDGQMLPGEDEPLHALVTANTMENVKKAVEQIRNILKQGIETPEDQNDLRKMQLRELARLNGTLREDDNRILRPWQSTETRSITNTTVCTKCGGAGHIASDCKFARPGDPQSAQDKARMDKEYLSLMAELGEAPVSVSSNAAHNNSPLSSSHRAASQAGGQPPPSRPPWMSSAPSENRPYHGLHGGPGGPGGPHSFPHPMAGMGGGHGGHPLQHTPNGPPPWMQPHHPPMGGGPHPPGHPGPHHMDQYLGNAPVGSGVYRLHQGKGMMPPPLGMLPPPPPPPGGQPPPPSGPLPPWQQQPPPPPSSSSTPLPWQQNTTTTTSAGSASLPPWQQQAGGGAAGGGAASSGAPPLPGSPSMVPLPPGVQPPLPPGAPPPPPPPPGSGGLMYAPPPPPPPPPMDPSNFVTMMGMGVPALPPFGMPPAPPPPPPQN, encoded by the exons ATGCCCACGGTGATCCCGCCCGGGCTGACGCGCGAGCAGGAGCGTGCCTACATCG TGCAACTGCAGATCGAAGACCTGACCCGCAAACTGCGCACGGGAGACCTGGGCATCCCCCCTAACCCCGAGGACAG GTCCCCCTCCCCGGAGCCCATCTACAACAGCGAGGGCAAGCGCCTGAACACGCGGGAGTTCCGCACGCGCaagaagctggaggaggagaggcaCAACCTCATCACCGAGATGGTGGCCCTGAACCCCGACTTCAAGCCCCCAGCTGACTACAA GCCACCGGCGACGCGGGTGAGCGACAAGGTGATGATCCCGCAGGATGAGTACCCCGAGATCAACTTCGTGGGGCTCCTCATCGGGCCCAG GGGGAACACGCTGAAGAACATCGAGAAGGAGTGCAATGCCAAGATCATGATCAGGGGCAAGGGCTCGGTGAAGGAGGGCAAGGTGGGCCGCAAGGACGGGCAGATGCTGCCGGGCGAGGATGAACCCCTGCACGCCCTCGTCACCGCCAACACCATGGAGAACGTCAAGAAAGCCGTGGAGCAG ATCAGGAACATCCTGAAGCAGGGCATCGAGACCCCCGAGGACCAGAACGACCTGCGCAAGATGCAGCTGCGGGAGCTGGCGCGGCTCAACGGGACCCTGCGGGAGGATGACAACCG GATCCTGAGGCCGTGGCAGAGCACCGAGACCCGCAGCATTACCAACACCACGGTGTGCACCAAGTGCGGTGGGGCCGGGCACATCGCCTCCGACTGCAAGTTTGCCAG GCCCGGGGACCCTCAGTCGGCGCAGGACAAGGCGCGGATGGACAAGGAGTACCTGTCCCTCATGGCCGAGCTGGGCGAGGCCCCGGTGTCCGTGAGCTCCAACGCCGCCCACAACAACAGCCCCTTGTCCAGCAGCCACCGTGCCGCCAGCCAGGCAGGGGGACAGCCCCCCCCG agcCGCCCCCCCTGGATGAGCTCGGCGCCCTCGGAGAACCGCCCCTACCACGGGCTGCacggggggccgggggggccaGGGGGACCCCACAGCTTCCCCCACCCCATGGCTGGCAtggggggggggcacgggggacACCCCCTGCAGCACACCCCCAACGGGCCCCCCCCGTGGATGCAGCCCCATCACCCCCCCATGGGGGGGGGGCCGCACCCCCCGGGGCACCCCGGCCCCCACCACATGG ATCAGTACCTGGGAAATGCGCCGGTGGGCTCTGGGGTCTATCGCCTGCACCAGGGAAAAG gtATGATGCCGCCGCCGCTGGGTATGCTGCCCCCGCCACCCCCCCCGCCCGGTGGGCAGCCGCCCCCCCCCTCcggccccctccctccctggcagcagcagccgccgccgccccccagcagcagcagcaccccctTGCCCTGGCAGCAAA aTACGACGACCACCACGAGCGCTGGCAGCGCCTCCCTCCcgccctggcagcagcaggcgGGGGGGGGtgcggcgggggggggggcggctTCTTCGGGGGCCCCCCCGCTCCCCGGCAGCCCCTCCATGGTGCCTTTGCCCCCCGGGGTAcagcccccgctgccccccggggcccccccgccccccccgccgccgcctggCTCCGGGGGCCTGATGTacgcgccc ccccccccccccccgcccccccccatGGACCCTTCTAATTTCGTCACCATGATGGGCATGGGGGTGCCCGCCCTGCCCCCCTTCGGCAtgccccccgcgccccccccgccgcccccccaGAACTGA
- the PYGM gene encoding glycogen phosphorylase, muscle form has product MSRPLSDEDRRRQISVRGLAGAENVGELKRNFNRHLHFTLVKDRNVATSRDYYFALAHTVRDHLVGRWLRTQQYYYEKDPKRIYYLSLEFYMGRTLTNTMVNLGLQSGCDEALYQLGLDMEELQEIEEDAGLGNGGLGRLAACFLDSMATLGLAAYGYGIRYEFGIFNQRIAGGWQVEEADDWLRYGNPWEKARPEYTIPVHFYGRVEHGPGGARWLDTQVVLAVPYDTPVPGYRNNTVNTLRLWSARAPNDFNLKDFNVGGYVQAVLDRNLAENISRVLYPNDNFFEGKELRLKQEYFVVAATLHDIIRRFKSAKFGCRDPVRTSFGSFPDKVAIQLNDTHPSLAIPELMRILVDEERMGWDEAWDITVRTCAYTNHTVLPEALERWPVPLLESLLPRHLQLIYEINQRFLDRVYASFPGDHERLRRMSLVEEGAVKRINMAHLCIVGAHAVNGVAAIHSQILKDSVFKDFYDLEPHKFQNKTNGITPRRWLVMCNPGLAEVIAQRIGEDFVSDLDQLRRLQDFVDDESFIRDVAKVKQENKLKFAAYLEKVSGVRVNPASLFDVQVKRIHEYKRQLLNCLHIITLYNRIKKDPGKPFVPRTIMIGGKAAPGYHMAKMIIRLVTAIGDVVNQDPAVGDRLRVLFLENYRVSLAEKVIPAADLSEQISTAGTEASGTGNMKFMLNGALTIGTMDGANVEMAEEAGEENLFIFGMRVPDVEALDRKGYRAQEYYDRLPELRQAVDQLSSGFFSPRQPDLFRDIVNMLMNHDRFKVFADYEAYVKCQEKVSALYKNPREWTRTVIRNVAAAGKFSSDRTIAQYAREIWGCEPSRQRIPAPDDPRE; this is encoded by the exons ATGTCGCGACCGCTGAGCGACGAGGACCGGCGGCGGCAGATCAGCGTgcgggggctggcgggggcCGAGAACGTGGGGGAGCTGAAGCGCAACTTCAACCGGCACCTGCACTTCACCCTCGTCAAGGATCGCAATGTCGCGACATCGCGCGACTACTACTTCGCGCTGGCGCACACCGTGCGCGACCACCTGGTGGGGCGCTGGCTGCGGACACAGCAGTACTACTACGAGAAAGACCCCAAG CGCATCTATTACCTGTCCCTGGAGTTCTACATGGGGCGCACCTTGACCAACACCATGGTGAATTTGGGGCTCCAGAGCGGCTGCGACGAGGCGCTCTATcag ctcgGGCTGGAcatggaggagctgcaggagatcGAGGAGGACGCGGGGCTGGGCAACGGTGGCCTGGGGCGGCTGGCAG cctgttTCCTGGACTCCATGGCCACCCTGGGACTCGCCGCCTACGGTTACGGGATCCGCTACGAGTTCGGCATCTTCAACCAGCGAATCGCGGGGGGGTGGCAG GTGGAAGAAGCCGACGATTGGCTGCGCTACGGAAACCCCTGGGAGAAGGCGAGACCCGAGTACACGATCCCGGTGCACTTCTACGGCCGCGTGGAGCacgggccgggcggggcgcggTGGCTGGACACGCAG GTGGTGCTGGCCGTGCCCTATGACACCCCTGTCCCCGGCTACCGCAACAACACCGTCAACACCCTGCGCCTCTGGTCAGCCCGGGCCCCCAACGACTTCAACCTCAAGGACT TCAATGTCGGGGGGTACGTCCAGGCCGTGCTGGACCGAAACCTGGCCGAGAACATCTCCCGTGTGCTGTACCCCAACGATAAC TTTTTCGAGGGCAAGGAGCTGCGGCTGAAGCAGGAATATTTCGTGGTGGCGGCCACGCTCCACGACATCATCCGGCGCTTCAAATCCGCCAAATTCGGCTGCCGCGACCCCGTGCGAACGTCCTTCGGCAGCTTCCCCGACAAG GTCGCGATCCAGCTGAACGACACCCACCCCTCTCTGGCCATCCCGGAGCTGATGCGGATCCTGGTGGACGAGGAGcggatgggatgggatgag GCCTGGGACATCACGGTGCGCACCTGCGCCTACACGAACCACACGGTGCTGCCCGAGGCGCTGGAGCGCTGGCCCGTGCCCCTGCTCGAGTCGCTGCTGCCGCGGCACCTGCAGCTCATCTACGAGATCAACCAGCGCTTCCTGGAC cgCGTGTACGCCTCGTTCCCCGGGGACCACGAGCGGCTGCGCCGGATGTCGCTGGTGGAGGAGGGCGCGGTCAAGCGCATCAACATGGCGCACCTGTGCATCGTGGGCGCCCACGCGGTCAACGGCGTGGCCGCAATCCACTCCCAGATCCTCAAGGACAGCGT gttcaaGGATTTCTATGACCTGGAGCCCCACAAGTTCCAGAACAAAACCAACGGGATCACCCCGAGGCGGTGGCTGGTGATGTGCAACCCCGGCCTGGCCGAGGTCATCGCACAG CGCATCGGGGAGGATTTCGTGTCTGACCTGGACCAGCTGCGGCGGCTCCAGGACTTCGTGGACGACGAGAGCTTCATCCGGGATGTGGCCAAGGTCAAGCAG GAGAACAAGTTGAAGTTCGCGGCGTACCTGGAGAAGGTGTCGGGCGTGCGCGTGAACCCGGCCTCGCTCTTCGACGTGCAGGTGAAGCGGATCCACGAGTACAAGCGGCAGCTGCTGAACTGCCTGCACATCATCACCCTCTACAACC GGATCAAGAAGGACCCCGGGAAACCCTTCGTGCCCCGAACCATCATGATCGGGGGCAAG GCCGCCCCCGGGTACCACATGGCCAAGATGATCATCCGGCTGGTGACGGCCATCGGGGACGTGGTCAACCAGGACCCGGCCGTGGGCGACCGGCTGCGGGTGCTGTTCCTGGAGAACTACCGGGTGTCGCTGGCCGAGAAGG TGATCCCGGCCGCGGACCTGTCGGAGCAGATCTCCACGGCGGGCACGGAGGCGTCGGGCACGGGGAACATGAAGTTCATGCTCAACGGGGCATTGACCATCGGCACCATGGACGGGGCCAACGTGGAGATGGCCGAGGAGGCGGGCGAGGAGAACCTCTTCATCTTCGGCATGAGGGTGCCCGACGTCGAGGCGCTCGACAGGAAGGG GTACCGGGCACAGGAGTACTACGACCGCCTGCCCGAGCTCCGCCAGGCCGTGGACCAGCTCAGCTCCGGCTTCTTCAGCCCCCGCCAGCCCGACCTGTTCCGCGACATCGTCAACATGCTCATGAACCACGACAG GTTTAAGGTGTTCGCGGATTATGAGGCGTACGTGAAGTGCCAGGAGAAAGTCAGCGCCCTCTACAAG AACCCTCGGGAGTGGACGCGGACCGTGATCCGGAACGTGGCGGCCGCCGGGAAGTTCTCGAGTGACCGGACCATCGCTCAGTACGCGCGGGAGATTTGGGGTTGCGAGCCCAGCCGGCAGCGCATCCCCGCCCCCGACGACCCCCGGGAATAA